AGCGAGCCGTCTTCTTCTGCAAAACAGGTAGAAGGTAAACGGAACACTTCAGTCTGGATCTTGGATGAATCAACATCATTGAATTCACCGAAATTTTTCCAGAATTCAGAAGTTTCTGTCGCGAGCGGATCGATGATCACCAGGTATTTCAACTTGGCAAGCGCGCCGCCAATCTTGGCCTTGTTCGGAAACGAGGCCAGTGGATTGAAACCTTGAGCGAAATAGCCATTGATCTTGCCTTGGTGCATCATCTCGAATACTTGCAATACGTCATAAACCTTGTCCAGCTTGGGCAGCCAGTCATAGCACCAGTTGTTTTCCTTGGTGGCGGCATCGCCGTACCAGGATTTCATCAGGCTGACGTGGAACTTGGGATAATTTTGCCAGTAACTCATCTGTCCGGGGCGCAAGGGTTTCAGCGCACGTTTATCGAGATACTCCTGGAAATCCTGTTCCTTCTCGCCAGCCAGTGTCATGTAACCTGGTAGCATATTGGAAAGCAGCCCCAGATCGGTCAAGCCCTGAATATTGGAATGGCCGCGCAGTGCATTGATACCGCCACCCGCCATACCCATATTGCCCAGCAGTATCTGCACCATGGCCATGGTGCGGATATTCTGCGAGCCGATGGAGTGTTGCGTCCAGCCGAGCGCATACAGGAACGTAGTGGTTTTGTTAGGCACAGCCGTTTCTGCGATCATCTGGCAGATATGCAGAAACTGTTCCTTTGGTGTACCGGTGATTTTGGACACCATATCCGGTGTGTAGCGGGAATAGTGCTGCTTCATCAGATTGAATACGCAGCGCGGATCTTGCAGCGTCTCATCTGCCAGTACGAAACCGTCCTCACCTTTTTGATACGACCATGAGGTTTTGTCGTACTTGCGCTTATCCTTGTCATAGCCCGAGAACAGGCCATCATCAAAGTTGTAATCGCCATTCACCAGGAAAGTAGCGTCAGAGTATTTTTTTACATACTCATGCTGGATCTTGTCATTGCTTAACAGGTAGTTGATCAGGCCACCCAAAAAGGCAATGTCACTGCCTGAACGGATAGGCGCATAGTAATCTGCCACAGCTGCTGAGCGGGTGAAGCGAGGATCGACTACGATCAATCTGGCTTTGTTATGCGCCTTGGCTTCCGTCACCCATTTAAAACCACATGGATGTGCTTCGGCGGCATTGCCACCCATTATTACAATCAAATTCGCATTTTTGATATCGACCCAATGATTGGTCATCGCGCCGCGGCCGAACGTAGGGGCAAGACTTGCCACCGTAGGTCCGTGTCAAACGCGTGCTTGATTATCGAATGCGAGCAACCCCAGATTGCGAATAATTTTTTGAGTCAGGTAGCCGGACTCATTGGAAGATGCTGAAGCTGCCAGAAAACCGGTGGTCAGCCAGCGGTTAACAGTTAATCCATCAGCTGTTTTCGCTATAAAATTCTGATCGCGGTCAGCTTTCATCAACTTGGCGATGCGGGTAAATGCATCATTCCAGGAAATGCGCTTCCATTCACTGGAACCTGCTTCGCGTACTTCAGGAAATTTGAGACGACTGGGGCTATGCACAAAATCGAGCAGACCTGCGCCTTTAGGGCACAAGGTACCGCGATTCACCGGATGATCGGGATCGCCTTCTATATGGATGATGCTGGATTTTGCGTTTTTGGCATTGTCGCCAAGACTGTACATCAGGATGCCGCAGCCTACGGAGCAGTACGGGCAGGTGTTGCGTGTTTCGGTAGTTCGTTCAAGTTTGAAGGCTCGGATTTCGGCTAATGCCTCATTGGGAGAAAATCCCATCAGGGCTAAACTGGAACTTCCTATGCTTGCTGTACAGATTTTGAAGAATTGTCGTCTGTTGACTTTCATAACCCCTCCAGGTGATTGAAGTTTTATTTCTTTATTATGTATTCAGCTTCCCTTGCGTTCTAATTAAAGACGATGAATTAATTATTGTCAATTAGCTTTTTTGTTGGCTATTACAGTTAAAATTCGGACAAGTTAAGTTTGATTAAATGCAGTTAACAGCTCCTTTGCATACCAAATTTTTAGTCAGCCCGATATTCCATGCACAGGAGTAACGGGCCGACCAGATAACCATAACCACATGACCTGTGGTTATGGTTGCTCAATGCTTCAGTGGCGATATTTTGGTGATTACATACTGTCCTTTGGGTTGCTCAGACAAGTCAAACTCAACTTTTTCACCCGGCTTCAGTGAGCTGAGCGCTTGTTTTCCAGTGACCTTGAAATTCATGGTCATGGCTGGCCAGTCAAGGCTGGAGATTGCTTCGTGGGTTATATTCACTTTGGCTTTTTTGATGTTCACAGTGTTAATGACGCCAATGCCGTGATGCGTTTTGCCAGCCACGGTTTTGGGTGCATCCATCTTCATACCAGCCATATCCGGGGTATCGGCGGCCATTGCGGAGAATGACAGAACGGCTGCAATAGCAACCGGGATTAATGTAATTTTCATCGTTTTCATGGTGCTTTCCTTTCGGGTTAAAAATAATAAAATCAGGATGCTAGCTTGCGTCCCTTCCACAATAGATAAACTGCGGGCACGACAAACATGGAGAGCAGCGGAGCGGTGATCATACCGCCTATCATCGGTGCGGCGATGCGCTGCATGATTTCCGAACCGGTGTCGCTACCAAACATAATGGGCAGTAAACCGGCAACAATAACCATCACCGTCATGGCCTTGGGACGCACGCGCAGCACTGCGCCATCGACTATGGCTTCCACTAGCTGCTGGCGGGAATTCAGCCTGCCTTCCAGTTGATAACGGTTAATGGCCTGATCCAGATAGAGCAGCATAATGACGCCGAATTCCGCAGCGACGCCAGCCAGCGCAATAAAACCGACCGCGACCGCAATCGACATGTTGTAACCCAGCAGATAGACCAGCCAGAATCCGCCTATGAGTGCGAAGGGCAGGGTAGCAATAATCAGCAAGGCTTCACTGGCACGGCGGAACGTCAGGTAGAGCAGTAGCAGGATAATCGACAAGGTTAAGGGGATGACGATGGTCATGCGTTTGCTGGCACGTTCCAGATATTCGAACTGACCCGACCATGCTATGGAGTAGCCCGGCGGCAGTTTTACCTTGTCACGCACAATCTGCTGCGCTTCAGCCACATAAGAACCGAGATCACGGCCACGAATATCCACATACACCCAGCCGCTGGGGCGACTGTTTTCGCTTTTGAGCATGGGCGGCCCGTCCACTATTTTTACTTCAGCTACTGCCGATAACGGTACAGTGGCGCCACCATCGGTAATGATGGGCAACGATTGCAATTGGCTCAGAGAGTCGCGCGTGGCCTGAGGATAGCGGATATTAATGGGATAACGTTCTAGCCCCTCAATGGTTTCACTGATATTGTCGCCCCCCACCGCCGTGGCGATAATTTCCTGTATGTCCTTGATGTTTAATCCATAACGGGCTGCGGCCAAACGGTCGATATTGACGTCGATATAGCGACCACCATTCAGGCGCTCAGCCAGTGCCGAAGCCGTACCCGGTATGGGCTTGATCAGCCCTTCAATCTGCTCGCCGATCTGCTCGATAACCTTGATGTCAGGTCCGGCGATCTTGATGCCCACCGGCGTTTTAATGCCAGTTGCCAGCATGTCGATACGATTGCGGATCGGTTGCACCCAGACATTGGACAGCCCTGGCAATTTAACGATGTGATCAAGTTCATCGATCAGTTTGGCTTCTGTCATTCCCGGACGCCATTCCGACTTGGGCTTGAACTGGATAGTGGTCTCGAACATTTCCAGCGGTGCAGGGTCAGTCGCGGTTTCCGCGCGTCCCGCCTTGCCGAATACTCGCTTGACCTCGGGAACCGTTGCTATCAGTCGGTCGGTCTGTTGCAACAGTTCTGCCGCTTTACCGGCGGATAAGCCGGGCTGTGCAGTGGGCATATACAGCAGGTCACCTTCTTCCAGTGGCGGCATGAACTCGCTGCCCAGTTGGGACACAGGGAACCAGGTCAGTAGCAGCAACATGCCGGCTATACCCAAAGTGATTTTCGGGTAGCTGAGTACACGGTTAATTACTGGCCGATACAGAGCGATCAGCCAGCGATTGACTGGATTTTTACTTTCCTCGACGATCTTGCCGCGTATGAAGTAACTCATTAATACCGGAACCAGCGTCACCGACAAGCCGGCTGCGGCAGCCATGGCATAGGTTTTGGTAAAGGCGAGAGGGGCGAACAGTTTGCCTTCCTGTGCCTGTAAGGTGAAGATGGGGACGAAACTTACTGTAATAATCAGCAGGCTGAAAAACAAGGCTGGGCCAACTTCTGCCGCCGCATGGGCAATCAATTGCAAATGCTGTGCAGCGGTCGGGGGCTGATCCGGAGACTGCTGGTGCCATGCTTCCAGATGCTTATGGGCATTTTCTATCATTACCACGGCGGCATCGACCATTGCGCCGATAGCAATGGCAATGCCACCCAGCGACATGATATTGGCGTTGATACCCTGATGCTGCATGATGATAAATGCAATCAGGATACCGATAGGCAGAGTGATAATGGCTACCAATGCCGAGCGCAGGTGGAATAAAAATATCAAACAAACCAATGTAACTACAACGAACTCTTCAACCAATTTATGAGTAAGCGTGTCGACCGCGCGCTGGATCAAATCAGAGCGGTCGTAGGTTGGTACGATCTCTACCCCGGCTGGCAGCCCCTGTTTCAGGGTTTCCAGTTTGGCTTTGACTGCCTTGATTGTATCCATCGCATTTTTGCCGGAACGCATGATGATGATGCCGCCCACGACTTCACCGTTCCCATTTAGCTCGGCGATGCCACGGCGCAGTTGCGGCCCGATCTGAACGCGCGCTACGTCTTTCAGCAACACGGGCGTGCCGGCTTTGCCCAGCCCGACGGGGATATTCTGGATAGTTGCAACAGAATTCAGATAGCCGGTCGCGCGCACCATGTATTCGGCTTCGGCCAGTTCAACCACAGAACCACCCGTTTCCTGATTGGCTGCCTGAACCGCCTGGATGACTTTGGACAGCGGGATCTGATAGGCGCGCAACTGCTGCGGATCGACCACAATCTGATATTGTTTGACCATGCCGCCCAGGGTTGCCACCTCGGCCACCCCTGGCACACTGCGTAACTCGTATTTGAGGAACCAGTCCTGCAGGCTGCGCAACTGCGACAGATCATGCTTGTTGCTGCGGTCGACCAGCGCGTATTCATAGATCCAGCCGACACCCGTCGCATCCGGCCCTATTTCGGGCTTGACGCCCGCAGGGAGTTTGCCGGCTGCCTGATTGAGGTACTCCAGCACGCGGGAACGTGCCCAGTACTGGTCGGTGCCGTCTTCAAACAGCACGTATACATACGAATCACCGAAGAATGAGTAGCCGCGCACCACTTTCGCCCCCGGCACCGACATCATCGTGGTGGTAAGCGGGTAGGTGAGCTGATCTTCAACCACCCGTGGTGATTGTCCGGGATAACTGGTCTTGATAATCACCTGCACATCGGACAGGTCGGGTATCGCATCCAGCGGGGTTTCCATGATGGCGCGTACACCCCATACGCTCAGTAGCGCAACAGCGACGATGACCAGAAAACGGTTATGCAGCGACCAGCGTATCAGCGCCGTTATCATCAGTGCGCTCCCTTGCTGATCTTGGTGATGGTGTACTCGCCTTTGCTCGATTCTGTCATTTCAAAATCAATGACATCCTGCGGTTTGACCAACTTCAGCATAGCGGCATCCTTCACGGTGAAGTCCATGGTCATGCCCGGCCATTTCAGGCTG
The Sulfuriferula thiophila DNA segment above includes these coding regions:
- a CDS encoding efflux RND transporter permease subunit: MITALIRWSLHNRFLVIVAVALLSVWGVRAIMETPLDAIPDLSDVQVIIKTSYPGQSPRVVEDQLTYPLTTTMMSVPGAKVVRGYSFFGDSYVYVLFEDGTDQYWARSRVLEYLNQAAGKLPAGVKPEIGPDATGVGWIYEYALVDRSNKHDLSQLRSLQDWFLKYELRSVPGVAEVATLGGMVKQYQIVVDPQQLRAYQIPLSKVIQAVQAANQETGGSVVELAEAEYMVRATGYLNSVATIQNIPVGLGKAGTPVLLKDVARVQIGPQLRRGIAELNGNGEVVGGIIIMRSGKNAMDTIKAVKAKLETLKQGLPAGVEIVPTYDRSDLIQRAVDTLTHKLVEEFVVVTLVCLIFLFHLRSALVAIITLPIGILIAFIIMQHQGINANIMSLGGIAIAIGAMVDAAVVMIENAHKHLEAWHQQSPDQPPTAAQHLQLIAHAAAEVGPALFFSLLIITVSFVPIFTLQAQEGKLFAPLAFTKTYAMAAAAGLSVTLVPVLMSYFIRGKIVEESKNPVNRWLIALYRPVINRVLSYPKITLGIAGMLLLLTWFPVSQLGSEFMPPLEEGDLLYMPTAQPGLSAGKAAELLQQTDRLIATVPEVKRVFGKAGRAETATDPAPLEMFETTIQFKPKSEWRPGMTEAKLIDELDHIVKLPGLSNVWVQPIRNRIDMLATGIKTPVGIKIAGPDIKVIEQIGEQIEGLIKPIPGTASALAERLNGGRYIDVNIDRLAAARYGLNIKDIQEIIATAVGGDNISETIEGLERYPINIRYPQATRDSLSQLQSLPIITDGGATVPLSAVAEVKIVDGPPMLKSENSRPSGWVYVDIRGRDLGSYVAEAQQIVRDKVKLPPGYSIAWSGQFEYLERASKRMTIVIPLTLSIILLLLYLTFRRASEALLIIATLPFALIGGFWLVYLLGYNMSIAVAVGFIALAGVAAEFGVIMLLYLDQAINRYQLEGRLNSRQQLVEAIVDGAVLRVRPKAMTVMVIVAGLLPIMFGSDTGSEIMQRIAAPMIGGMITAPLLSMFVVPAVYLLWKGRKLAS
- the fdnG gene encoding formate dehydrogenase-N subunit alpha; this encodes MKVNRRQFFKICTASIGSSSLALMGFSPNEALAEIRAFKLERTTETRNTCPYCSVGCGILMYSLGDNAKNAKSSIIHIEGDPDHPVNRGTLCPKGAGLLDFVHSPSRLKFPEVREAGSSEWKRISWNDAFTRIAKLMKADRDQNFIAKTADGLTVNRWLTTGFLAASASSNESGYLTQKIIRNLGLLAFDNQARVUHGPTVASLAPTFGRGAMTNHWVDIKNANLIVIMGGNAAEAHPCGFKWVTEAKAHNKARLIVVDPRFTRSAAVADYYAPIRSGSDIAFLGGLINYLLSNDKIQHEYVKKYSDATFLVNGDYNFDDGLFSGYDKDKRKYDKTSWSYQKGEDGFVLADETLQDPRCVFNLMKQHYSRYTPDMVSKITGTPKEQFLHICQMIAETAVPNKTTTFLYALGWTQHSIGSQNIRTMAMVQILLGNMGMAGGGINALRGHSNIQGLTDLGLLSNMLPGYMTLAGEKEQDFQEYLDKRALKPLRPGQMSYWQNYPKFHVSLMKSWYGDAATKENNWCYDWLPKLDKVYDVLQVFEMMHQGKINGYFAQGFNPLASFPNKAKIGGALAKLKYLVIIDPLATETSEFWKNFGEFNDVDSSKIQTEVFRLPSTCFAEEDGSLVSSSRVLQWHFKGADAPGEARGDAEIMGGLFLKLREMYKQEGGAFPDPILNLTWPYKIPDSPSSEELAKEFNGKALADVLDPKDPTKVLAKAGEQLAGFAQLRDDGSTACGCWIFSGAWSQAGNLMARRDNSDPSGLGNTLNWAYAWPANRRILYNRASCDPAGKPWDAKRKVISWNTKESKWMGMDIPDMRPDAAPEENVGPFIMNPEGIARLFAVDKMAEGPFPEHYEPFETPIGTNPLHPNVISNPAARVFKGDMEAFGKAKEFPYVGTTYRLTEHFHYWTKHVRLNAILQPEQFVEIGENLAKAKGIKAGDKVKVTSNRGFIKAVAVVTKRIKTLTVNGQPVDTVGIPIHWGFKGLAKNGFIANTLTPYVGDANTQTPEFKSFLVNIEKV
- a CDS encoding copper-binding protein; translation: MKTMKITLIPVAIAAVLSFSAMAADTPDMAGMKMDAPKTVAGKTHHGIGVINTVNIKKAKVNITHEAISSLDWPAMTMNFKVTGKQALSSLKPGEKVEFDLSEQPKGQYVITKISPLKH